From Streptomyces durmitorensis, a single genomic window includes:
- a CDS encoding FtsX-like permease family protein, with the protein MRIRCGAGHEAASGSASHSHRRSRSSPSRCIRCFRRGRGGEFALLRALGVRRGQLAAYLWTEQLALAGAAALLGTGLGAGLAAVIMPVVTVDAEGDPVFPGLLTEVPWGWVWVVAGGVTLVICGVVSGVARVVGRVDLGRVLRAGEDG; encoded by the coding sequence GTGAGGATCCGCTGCGGCGCGGGGCACGAGGCGGCCTCTGGCTCTGCCTCGCACTCGCACCGGCGTTCGCGGTCATCGCCTTCACGCTGCATACGGTGCTTTCGGCGCGGGCGAGGGGGGGAGTTCGCGCTGCTGAGGGCGCTGGGGGTGCGGAGGGGGCAGCTCGCGGCGTACTTGTGGACGGAACAGCTGGCGCTCGCGGGGGCGGCGGCGCTCCTGGGTACGGGGCTCGGGGCGGGGCTCGCTGCGGTGATCATGCCGGTGGTGACGGTGGACGCGGAGGGGGACCCGGTCTTTCCCGGGCTGCTCACGGAGGTGCCGTGGGGGTGGGTGTGGGTGGTGGCGGGTGGGGTGACGCTGGTGATCTGTGGGGTGGTGAGTGGGGTGGCGCGGGTTGTGGGGCGGGTGGATCTGGGGCGGGTGTTGCGGGCGGGGGAGGACGGGTGA